The window CCGTCTCTCCACTTGTTCGGCGAACCGACGAGGCTGTTCAACTAGAAAATGCGGTGCATCGCGCCTGCCTTGTTCTGCTGGTGGCCCACTTCGAAGGCTTCGCAAAGGCAGCATTGAGAGAATATGTTGATGAAATCTGTGTTGTTCGTCCGCCCGCGCGCAAACTGCCTCCGGCGTTCTTGGAGCTCTTTACGCGAGACAGAATTCAGGAGATCGCTTCACTACCTCATGGAGTTGAACGAGTACATAGAACTAGAAAGCTATTCACAGCATTCTCAATTTTGTGGGATGAAGAGCGCTCCATTGATCCGCAGGTCATTTCAGCTAAGATCCTGGCGCGTCAAATGACAAGCTTGAAGCCTGACGTACTACGAGAGGCATTTGCGCTGATTGGTATCGACGATATTATCGACACCACAA is drawn from Nonomuraea muscovyensis and contains these coding sequences:
- a CDS encoding MAE_28990/MAE_18760 family HEPN-like nuclease encodes the protein MSIKLAAYGDFINSITELHHLLAVRPVSPLVRRTDEAVQLENAVHRACLVLLVAHFEGFAKAALREYVDEICVVRPPARKLPPAFLELFTRDRIQEIASLPHGVERVHRTRKLFTAFSILWDEERSIDPQVISAKILARQMTSLKPDVLREAFALIGIDDIIDTTTSHLFAAGLSVRVDIKLEEIVNKRNSIAHGDYSVKPTSTELEDYLEFFMAVGKAFSYSVEKAIADTCTLRSVV